The following proteins come from a genomic window of Malus sylvestris chromosome 4, drMalSylv7.2, whole genome shotgun sequence:
- the LOC126620115 gene encoding AT-hook motif nuclear-localized protein 1-like: MEGREGGVNSSGVTVVGSDAPSDYHVAPRSENPTHNAGSTPHVPVAPPQAASLPAAGSMPMKKKRGRPRKYGPDGSVTMALSPKPISSSAPPPVIDFSAEKRGKVKPPSSVSKTKYEVENLGEWVACSVGANFTTHIITVNSGEDVMMKIISFSQQGPRAICVLSANGVISSVTLRQPDSSGGTLTYEGRFEILSLSGSFMPNETGGTRSRSGGMSVSLASPDGRVVGGGVGGLLVAASPVQVVVGSFLSGNQHEQKPKKQKHDYMANATPTMAVPISSADPKSNFSSSTAFRGDNWSSLASDPKNKTDINVSLPGGVM, from the exons ATGGAGGGTAGGGAAGGTGGTGTGAATAGTAGTGGGGTTACAGTTGTGGGATCAGATGCTCCATCAGACTACCATGTCGCTCCAAGGTCAGAAAACCCGACCCACAACGCTGGATCAACACCTCATGTGCCGGTTGCGCCGCCACAGGCGGCGTCTCTGCCGGCGGCAGGGTCTATGccgatgaagaagaagagagggagGCCAAGGAAGTATGGACCGGACGGGAGTGTCACCATGGCTCTGTCACCGAAGCCCATATCGTCCTCTGCGCCGCCGCCGGTGATCGATTTCTCGGCGGAGAAGCGTGGGAAAGTGAAGCCACCCAGCTCAGTGAGCAAGACCAAGTACGAGGTGGAGAATTTAG GTGAATGGGTTGCATGCTCGGTTGGTGCTAATTTTACAACCCATATTATCACTGTTAATTCGGGAGAG GATGTCATGATGAAGATTATATCATTTTCTCAACAAGGTCCTCGAGCAATATGCGTGCTTTCTGCCAATGGTGTTATTTCAAGTGTGACTCTTCGTCAGCCTGATTCTTCTGGCGGTACATTGACATACGAG GGCCGTTTCGAGATATTGTCTTTATCGGGTTCATTTATGCCCAATGAAACAGGAGGGACAAGAAGCAGATCAGGCGGGATGAGTGTTTCTTTAGCAAGTCCAGATGGGCGTGTTGTAGGTGGTGGAGTTGGTGGTCTGTTAGTAGCTGCAAGTCCAGTGCAG GTTGTAGTAGGCAGTTTTCTATCAGGAAACCAGCATGAACAGAAGCCCAAGAAACAGAAACATGATTACATGGCTAATGCAACACCAACTATGGCTGTTCCTATTTCAAGTGCCGACCCAAAATCAAACTTCTCATCCTCGACTGCCTTCCGTGGAGATAATTGGTCGTCATTGGCATCAGATCCAAAAAACAAGACTGACATTAATGTATCTTTGCCGGGAGGTGTAATGTGA
- the LOC126620122 gene encoding uncharacterized protein LOC126620122, with the protein MMFVGVPRPIFLLLFLASALVLSYFLQSTSRRDLQFSSNPLFVFSLFNIIIGAIIVGNHRPSSGEADDAISFMHHSYELEEDGADDAEDAKSDKYSSLEGCDHSRDHVDDNDDGESEDDDFDFEGYEEDDDDNGSDDEIGWGDMDEYDCNLEKRIEDFIAKVNKGWREERLRDGLSYPLQLTYL; encoded by the coding sequence ATGATGTTTGTTGGCGTACCAAGACCTATTTTTCTATTGCTGTTCTTAGCTTCTGCTCTTGTTCTGAGCTATTTTCTACAATCAACCTCACGACGAGATCTTCAATTCTCGTCCAATCCTCTGTTTGTGTTTTCGTTGTTTAACATCATTATCGGTGCCATCATTGTTGGAAATCACAGGCCATCTTCCGGGGAAGCCGATGACGCCATATCTTTCATGCATCATTCGTATGAACTGGAAGAAGATGGAGCTGATGACGCTGAGGATGCAAAGAGTGATAAATACTCGAGTTTGGAGGGTTGTGACCACAGTAGGGACCATGTTGATGACAACGATGATGGTGAAagtgaagatgatgattttgattttgaaggcTACGAAGAAGATGACGACGACAATGGTAGCGATGATGAGATTGGTTGGGGAGACATGGATGAATATGACTGTAATTTGGAGAAACGAATCGAAGACTTCATTGCCAAGGTTAACAAGGGATGGAGGGAAGAGAGGTTAAGGGATGGTCTCTCCTATCCCTTACAGCTAACCTACCTGTGA